In the Flavobacterium pallidum genome, one interval contains:
- a CDS encoding T9SS type B sorting domain-containing protein — protein MKILHKALMPVFLMFSALALAQGGASSCGELQANFQQYQACATTIQFTNSINNPSQENFNTSCIGDNLQGPTWFFIKIKSAGDIHMQISQVGNSGNETDVDFVLWGPFPNLDNVCGQLNPSHEIDCSWSVFATEQVSLPNAIAGQLYVLLVDNYSNVPGEITITQTGGTGSSDCGFLSAVDILDNTGAEITNLNYCKPGTKDLVAKVDTSDFPGNLANYRYNYKWYKDDVLINTITDSTSDTNTITVNETGDYRVDMTAYDSTDPTVDLTNLDISSDEITLSFFDAPDITLQLSGGSCLAQNPVLHAVDNNGNFDGTYQWFRNNVMIPGAAAPDYTPDTAGNYYVKVANAGCPPVNSNSITVYVAPQISISGNQTICEGTTHTITSAISNSASLTSVTFRWFKDGQVIPGATNNSYIVSAVNQAPGTTASYELEATENGTCVSLTNATSITISPKPQLVSNVNLEQCDYIAPNNDGIAKTNLTQVYQAITNNNPAFTLTYYLDSGLTQQIPDPSAFTNTTPNQTIYVTGTIPTSVCISNTATISLTVSPTNVASYTNMAPVCPEINSSFGFLDFESQRQVIKNTFFPTSNVTIDFYDNENDAALEQNPLTNTTQRPIGPTVVYARIEMGNNCFEVGTFNTEIYSAPLQSAIGNVAKCQSDTLLLSSKDPEALAGQNNAVQVSYFYSFDNAKNNANAIPKTSAVNLPLGNNPIFARLVNSNSQCVSITDFTVTVFANPVLTQPDDISLCGDTTAVFNLDSRIPQITSGNTNYQVTFFASQQDLNSGNAIPDSAAYESAPKTIFIKAIDPTNNGCPSTTSLTLNVYQSPGSPDNPDIIEECSSDGFAEFDLTSHEQQMAGTTPINEIEFRYYIDPADAAANNSNVISNPGAFTNTAISEQAIYVRLNGSNRIDSETGIACYRILQQMIYARPFPENKLNDYPYKICLDIDGNVVNPAIVDAGLLHGDYDFIWYNGSDAIAGNEIITSNGSIFTTEHEGDYSVRITDLTHLTLCQTIVNFTARNSLIPFSLTGNPTELVAFETDNTITAVVTPPSDDFEYSLDNTPWQDSNVFTDVKEGIYTLSVRNKYGCGELSTMVVVTDYPRFFTPNGDGYNDRWNIGGRLALDKSNVFIYDRFGKLMTEITANETGWDGTYNGKPMPADDYWFRINYIVGGQKKEFLGHFSLKR, from the coding sequence GGTAACAGCGGCAATGAAACGGATGTAGATTTTGTGCTTTGGGGGCCATTTCCGAATCTTGACAACGTATGCGGTCAATTGAACCCATCCCACGAAATTGACTGCAGTTGGTCAGTTTTCGCTACAGAGCAGGTATCACTTCCCAATGCTATCGCCGGGCAATTGTATGTACTCCTTGTGGACAATTATTCAAACGTACCCGGTGAAATTACCATTACGCAAACCGGCGGTACCGGAAGTTCAGATTGCGGATTCTTATCGGCAGTGGATATCCTTGACAATACGGGTGCAGAAATTACAAATCTCAATTATTGTAAACCCGGCACCAAGGACCTCGTAGCTAAGGTGGACACTTCTGACTTTCCCGGAAATTTAGCAAACTATCGCTATAACTATAAATGGTACAAGGACGACGTACTGATTAACACGATTACAGATTCTACTTCAGACACAAATACAATTACCGTAAATGAAACCGGAGATTACAGGGTTGATATGACTGCCTACGACAGTACCGACCCGACTGTAGATTTGACAAACCTGGACATCAGTTCAGATGAAATCACGCTGTCTTTTTTTGATGCTCCAGATATCACACTGCAACTTTCAGGCGGTTCCTGTCTGGCCCAAAATCCCGTGCTCCATGCAGTGGACAACAATGGTAATTTTGACGGAACCTATCAATGGTTCAGAAATAATGTTATGATTCCGGGTGCCGCAGCTCCAGACTATACTCCTGACACTGCCGGAAATTATTATGTTAAAGTGGCCAATGCAGGCTGCCCTCCTGTAAATTCAAACAGCATCACCGTATATGTTGCCCCACAAATTTCGATTAGTGGCAACCAGACCATTTGTGAAGGAACCACACACACGATTACCTCAGCAATATCCAACAGTGCTTCACTGACATCAGTCACGTTCCGATGGTTCAAAGACGGACAGGTAATTCCTGGCGCTACAAATAATTCTTACATTGTATCTGCTGTCAACCAAGCCCCGGGCACAACGGCATCTTACGAATTGGAAGCCACCGAAAATGGCACATGTGTATCTCTTACAAATGCTACTTCTATTACCATAAGTCCAAAACCGCAGCTGGTTTCGAATGTCAACTTAGAACAATGTGACTACATAGCCCCGAACAATGATGGCATTGCCAAGACCAATCTTACCCAGGTTTATCAGGCCATTACCAATAACAATCCGGCGTTTACACTAACATATTATCTTGATTCCGGGCTTACCCAACAGATTCCCGACCCTTCAGCGTTTACCAATACCACGCCAAACCAGACGATATATGTTACGGGGACTATCCCAACCTCCGTTTGTATTTCTAATACGGCTACGATCAGCCTTACTGTAAGCCCTACAAACGTAGCTTCTTATACTAACATGGCTCCCGTTTGTCCTGAAATCAACAGCAGTTTTGGTTTTCTTGATTTTGAAAGTCAAAGGCAGGTTATCAAAAATACTTTTTTCCCAACGTCTAATGTCACCATCGATTTCTATGACAATGAAAATGATGCCGCGCTGGAGCAAAATCCGCTGACGAATACGACCCAAAGGCCGATAGGCCCCACAGTAGTGTATGCCAGGATCGAAATGGGCAACAATTGCTTTGAAGTAGGCACATTCAATACAGAAATCTACTCCGCTCCGCTGCAATCGGCCATTGGGAATGTGGCGAAATGCCAGTCTGATACACTTTTATTATCTTCCAAAGATCCTGAAGCGCTTGCAGGACAAAACAACGCCGTCCAGGTGTCTTATTTCTATTCGTTCGACAATGCAAAAAACAATGCTAATGCCATCCCGAAAACCAGCGCTGTCAACCTGCCGCTGGGCAATAATCCAATTTTTGCACGGTTGGTCAACAGCAATTCGCAGTGCGTATCCATCACGGATTTCACGGTGACAGTATTTGCAAATCCTGTATTGACGCAGCCTGATGATATTTCCCTTTGCGGTGATACTACGGCAGTATTCAACCTGGATTCCCGTATTCCACAGATTACTTCAGGGAACACAAATTACCAGGTGACGTTTTTTGCCTCACAGCAGGACCTGAATTCCGGTAATGCCATCCCCGATTCCGCCGCGTATGAATCCGCACCAAAAACCATATTCATAAAAGCAATCGACCCAACAAATAATGGTTGTCCGTCGACGACTTCATTGACCTTGAATGTTTACCAAAGCCCCGGAAGCCCTGACAATCCCGATATCATTGAAGAATGCAGCAGCGATGGATTTGCCGAATTTGACCTCACCAGCCATGAGCAGCAAATGGCAGGTACGACCCCGATAAACGAAATTGAATTCCGTTATTATATCGATCCGGCAGATGCTGCGGCCAATAATTCCAATGTCATATCAAATCCAGGAGCCTTTACCAATACTGCCATCTCAGAGCAGGCCATTTATGTCCGCTTAAATGGAAGCAACAGGATCGACAGTGAAACCGGGATAGCCTGCTACAGGATTTTACAGCAAATGATTTATGCAAGGCCCTTTCCAGAAAACAAACTGAATGATTATCCATACAAGATTTGTCTGGACATCGATGGAAATGTTGTAAATCCAGCGATTGTCGATGCCGGTCTGTTGCACGGCGATTACGATTTCATATGGTATAACGGTTCTGATGCCATTGCAGGAAATGAAATCATTACCTCGAATGGAAGTATTTTCACAACGGAGCACGAAGGCGATTATTCTGTAAGGATTACTGATCTTACGCATCTTACGTTATGCCAGACGATCGTGAATTTTACCGCAAGGAACTCCCTGATTCCATTTTCGCTTACTGGAAACCCAACAGAATTAGTGGCTTTTGAAACTGACAATACCATTACTGCTGTCGTGACACCACCTTCAGATGATTTTGAATACAGCCTCGATAATACGCCATGGCAGGACAGCAATGTCTTTACTGATGTAAAGGAAGGGATTTACACTTTAAGCGTCAGGAATAAATACGGTTGCGGGGAACTCAGCACCATGGTTGTCGTTACGGATTACCCTCGGTTTTTCACGCCGAATGGCGATGGTTATAATGACCGCTGGAATATCGGCGGGCGACTGGCACTTGACAAATCCAATGTATTCATTTACGACCGATTCGGAAAACTCATGACAGAAATCACAGCCAACGAAACGGGCTGGGATGGTACATACAATGGAAAACCGATGCCGGCAGACGATTATTGGTTCCGTATCAATTACATCGTTGGGGGACAGAAAAAAGAATTCCTGGGGCACTTTTCGCTGAAGCGATAA
- a CDS encoding type IX secretion system plug protein — MMKHYCYFLLSLFFLTTVLQAQVETEIIPPFNIKTITFVQSGQNAIPVFTLNDSFQLQFDDLYGNEANYYYQIVHCNYDWTKSDLSESEYIQGFDDQRIQEYYNSFNTLQLYSHYKLSFPNKFTRFKVTGNYMLKILNENREVVFSRKFILYEDLVSVPLQIKRARNLGVIDYKQNLDFAIKSKNIQFQSPLQNVKILLLQNAEINSGITNIKPQYTIGNDLIYKYDAETQFWAGNEYLYFENKDVRGATNNVLRVDSQDTYNAYLYTNVARGSNPYTYYPDINGNFQIKNINAENNELEADYVWVFFTLSAPNYFGKKDIYINGMFNNYAIDPEFKMDYNADKAVYEKALLIKQGFTNFRYTISDAKGNIDRENAIDGNFYQTENNYFVIVYYRENGQRYDKVIGKGVATSVDITN, encoded by the coding sequence ATGATGAAGCATTACTGTTATTTCCTGCTTTCCCTTTTTTTTCTAACCACCGTCCTGCAGGCACAGGTTGAAACCGAAATCATTCCTCCATTCAACATCAAGACCATCACTTTTGTACAGAGCGGGCAGAATGCGATTCCGGTATTCACCCTGAATGATTCTTTCCAGCTGCAGTTCGACGACCTTTATGGCAATGAAGCCAATTATTATTACCAGATCGTGCATTGCAATTATGACTGGACAAAATCAGATTTATCAGAAAGCGAATACATCCAGGGATTTGACGACCAGCGCATCCAGGAATATTACAATTCGTTTAATACACTGCAGTTGTATTCGCATTACAAACTCTCATTCCCAAACAAATTCACACGGTTTAAGGTTACAGGCAACTATATGCTTAAAATCCTGAATGAGAACAGGGAAGTCGTTTTTTCAAGGAAATTTATCTTATATGAAGACCTGGTTTCCGTGCCGCTGCAGATCAAAAGAGCGCGTAACCTCGGCGTGATCGACTACAAGCAGAATCTTGATTTTGCCATTAAATCAAAAAATATACAATTCCAGAGCCCGTTGCAGAATGTAAAAATATTGCTGCTGCAAAACGCCGAAATCAATTCAGGCATCACCAATATCAAGCCACAGTATACCATCGGGAACGACCTGATTTATAAATACGATGCCGAAACCCAATTCTGGGCAGGAAATGAATACCTGTATTTTGAAAATAAAGATGTCCGTGGCGCAACCAACAACGTACTACGGGTGGATTCTCAGGACACTTATAATGCTTACCTGTACACAAATGTCGCGCGCGGCAGCAATCCATATACGTATTATCCCGACATCAATGGGAATTTCCAGATTAAGAACATCAATGCTGAAAACAATGAATTGGAAGCCGATTATGTCTGGGTATTCTTCACGCTTTCTGCGCCGAATTATTTCGGAAAAAAAGACATTTACATCAACGGAATGTTCAACAATTATGCCATCGATCCGGAATTCAAGATGGATTATAATGCTGATAAAGCAGTGTATGAAAAGGCATTGCTCATCAAGCAGGGTTTTACGAATTTCCGTTATACCATTTCAGACGCGAAGGGAAACATTGATCGGGAAAATGCGATTGATGGGAATTTCTACCAAACAGAAAACAATTATTTCGTAATCGTGTATTACCGCGAAAACGGTCAACGTTATGATAAAGTTATCGGAAAAGGTGTCGCAACCTCAGTTGATATTACCAATTAA
- a CDS encoding class I SAM-dependent methyltransferase, with translation MKKIFKFILNTIPRPLLIRLSYVARPILALALKGKKFTDPIDGKSFSMFLPYGYGTQRNNVLSPSTLSLERHRLLWLYLNNETDFFTSPKKVLHFAPEQAFYKLFRNRKNLDYTTTDLFSPLADVKADICDLPFEDNQYDVILCNHVLEHIPDDTKAMQELYRVLKPGGMGIFQIPQDLTREKTFTDDTITDAKERAKIFGQYDHVRIYGRDYFDKLRSIGFKVVEEDYTKKLSPELVERFCLAKGEIIPVCFK, from the coding sequence ATGAAAAAAATATTCAAATTCATATTGAATACGATTCCGCGGCCATTGTTAATCCGGCTGAGCTATGTTGCCCGTCCGATTCTGGCTTTGGCGCTAAAAGGAAAAAAATTCACCGACCCGATTGATGGCAAAAGCTTCTCAATGTTCCTCCCCTACGGCTATGGGACGCAAAGGAATAATGTGCTTTCACCCAGTACGCTTTCGCTGGAAAGGCACCGATTGCTCTGGCTTTACCTGAATAATGAGACTGATTTTTTCACGAGCCCAAAAAAAGTGCTGCATTTTGCACCGGAACAGGCTTTTTATAAACTGTTCCGAAACCGGAAAAACCTCGATTATACTACAACCGATTTGTTTTCTCCATTGGCCGATGTTAAGGCGGATATTTGCGATTTGCCTTTTGAGGACAACCAATATGATGTCATCCTATGCAACCATGTCCTGGAGCATATCCCGGATGATACCAAGGCGATGCAGGAACTGTACCGTGTCCTGAAGCCAGGCGGCATGGGCATTTTCCAGATTCCGCAGGATTTGACAAGGGAAAAGACTTTCACTGACGACACCATTACCGACGCTAAGGAGCGTGCCAAAATATTCGGGCAATACGACCACGTACGCATTTATGGCCGTGATTATTTTGACAAACTGCGCAGCATCGGATTTAAGGTGGTTGAAGAAGATTACACCAAAAAACTATCGCCGGAACTGGTGGAGCGATTTTGCCTTGCCAAAGGTGAAATTATTCCGGTTTGTTTTAAATAA
- the pdeM gene encoding ligase-associated DNA damage response endonuclease PdeM: protein MTQTISIRNNTFILHPSAALFWQEKNTLLISDVHLGKVSHFRKHGMAIPENAVAMNFHRLDGVLDFFSPEAVIFMGDLFHSKKNREWELFDGWVKSAEAKIILVAGNHDIISQQHYDDLGVLVLKEILTDGFLLTHHPEQRDDLFNICGHIHPAIELRGIGKQFMKLPCFFQRENQMILPAFGEFTGTYVLIPETDDCVYAIAKDRIVKVC, encoded by the coding sequence ATGACACAAACGATTTCCATACGCAACAATACTTTTATACTGCATCCGTCGGCAGCCTTGTTCTGGCAGGAAAAAAACACGCTTTTGATTTCCGATGTGCACCTCGGGAAAGTATCCCATTTCCGGAAGCACGGCATGGCCATTCCCGAAAATGCCGTAGCAATGAATTTCCATCGGCTTGACGGGGTGCTCGATTTCTTTTCGCCGGAAGCCGTCATTTTTATGGGAGATCTTTTCCACAGTAAGAAAAACAGGGAATGGGAATTGTTTGACGGCTGGGTAAAATCTGCGGAAGCGAAAATAATATTGGTGGCAGGAAACCACGACATCATTTCGCAGCAGCATTATGATGATTTGGGCGTTTTGGTCTTGAAAGAAATTTTGACTGACGGATTCCTGTTGACGCACCATCCCGAGCAAAGGGATGATCTATTCAACATTTGCGGGCACATCCATCCGGCGATTGAACTGCGCGGCATCGGGAAGCAATTTATGAAACTGCCTTGTTTTTTTCAGAGGGAAAACCAGATGATATTGCCGGCATTTGGCGAATTTACGGGAACTTACGTTTTGATTCCGGAAACCGACGATTGCGTATATGCCATTGCCAAAGACCGGATTGTGAAAGTGTGCTGA
- the apaG gene encoding Co2+/Mg2+ efflux protein ApaG, with protein MVTQITRGIKISVHTSFEGTYFKNYKIHFAFSYEITIENSSKDSVQLVSRHWEIFDSLNELEIVDGEGVIGKKPVLKPGEKHTYSSGCLLSSPFGAMKGYFNMVNFTTTRNFRVIVPNFRLSAPFALN; from the coding sequence ATGGTTACACAAATAACGAGAGGCATCAAGATTTCAGTCCATACCAGTTTTGAAGGCACTTACTTCAAGAACTACAAGATTCATTTTGCCTTCAGTTATGAGATTACGATAGAGAATTCCAGCAAAGATTCCGTGCAGCTTGTGTCACGCCACTGGGAAATCTTCGACTCATTAAACGAGTTGGAAATTGTGGATGGTGAAGGCGTAATCGGCAAAAAACCCGTTTTAAAACCCGGCGAAAAGCACACTTACAGCTCCGGCTGCCTGCTTTCCTCCCCTTTTGGAGCCATGAAAGGCTATTTCAATATGGTCAATTTTACGACGACAAGAAACTTTCGTGTCATTGTCCCGAATTTCCGCCTCAGTGCGCCATTTGCCTTAAATTAA
- a CDS encoding M16 family metallopeptidase yields the protein MKQMNKAWLLLLAFPLSITAQDLTGTAKIPLDPNVKTGKLKNGLTYFIRKNAKPENKVDLRLVINAGSILEDDDQQGLAHFMEHMNFNGTKRFPKNKLVDYLQSIGVKFGQHLNAYTSFDETAYFLPIPSDDAEKLEKGFQIIEDWAFNANLTPDEIDKERGVVLEEYRLGLGANKRMMGRYLPKMMYKSHYADRLPIGKKEILENFKYDKLVNFYKDWYRPDLISVIVVGDINVAEMEKKIIDHFSSYENPKNEKPRKTFDVPNHKETFIAIESDKEASSSNVQLLYKDAGLPKKIVTVDDYKKSLMEGLFTTMLNNRFNELTNSPTPPFVYGFSYHGGTFARTKEAYQSMAMMQEDQQLSALKVLVTENERAKKFGFTQGELDRAKSQFLSEYETAYNERDKSESQDYIGQYQSYFLEGSPAPGIEWSYNAAKKMIPEINLKDVSSFLNEYITEGNRVVVITGPEKEGLKKVTEQEVLEALKVNDADIKPYEDTEIAAGLLRHPVKAGSVVKKETNAKIGATTLFLSNGAKVTYKKTDFKNDEVVMEGISWGGSNLYSNDEIKKTQFADGALMEAGFSGLKVNDINKFMSGKIANVYPYVDDITENISGNATPKDLEYMFEMIHAYFTDLNLDKEAYEGYKQKQSAFFKNLSSQPSVYFQKEFYSYLMKDNPRFAGIFPDDEAWKNSDYELAYNKFKERFANAGDFEFYFVGNVDDKIMEDYAAKYLASLPSTGKKDQPVDLGYRLAKGDFKKVVNKGSDPKSNVTIMYYGDTAYSAKEALALEALGEVLTIKLIEQLRENESGVYGIRASGYMRKVPYGSFGFNIGFPCGPENTDKLVDSALKELQKIIDKGPEAKDLEKYKEAELLEYKKSIKENSFWLENFTSAYRNSSNPEDLLKKEDKIKAITAKDLQDVAKKYLTKDKVIGILMPEKG from the coding sequence ATGAAACAAATGAACAAAGCATGGCTGTTATTATTGGCATTTCCACTGTCAATAACTGCCCAGGACCTTACCGGAACTGCTAAAATTCCGCTCGATCCAAACGTAAAAACAGGAAAACTCAAAAACGGGCTGACCTATTTTATCAGGAAAAACGCAAAACCCGAGAACAAAGTAGACCTCAGATTGGTTATCAATGCAGGCTCTATCCTTGAAGACGATGACCAGCAGGGACTGGCGCACTTCATGGAACACATGAATTTTAACGGGACCAAGCGTTTCCCGAAAAACAAACTGGTGGATTACCTGCAGAGCATCGGGGTGAAATTCGGGCAGCATCTGAACGCGTATACCAGTTTTGATGAAACCGCTTATTTCCTTCCAATTCCTTCTGATGATGCTGAAAAACTGGAAAAAGGATTTCAGATTATCGAGGATTGGGCATTCAATGCAAACCTGACACCGGATGAAATCGATAAGGAAAGGGGTGTCGTGCTGGAAGAATACCGCCTCGGACTGGGGGCGAACAAACGGATGATGGGACGCTACCTTCCGAAAATGATGTACAAATCCCATTACGCAGACCGCCTTCCGATTGGTAAAAAAGAAATATTGGAGAATTTCAAATACGACAAACTCGTTAATTTTTATAAAGATTGGTACCGCCCGGATCTGATCAGTGTAATTGTCGTTGGGGATATCAATGTGGCGGAGATGGAAAAGAAAATCATCGACCATTTCTCTTCTTATGAAAATCCGAAAAATGAAAAGCCTAGGAAAACGTTTGATGTGCCAAATCACAAAGAAACATTTATCGCAATCGAAAGCGACAAGGAAGCTTCAAGCTCGAATGTCCAGCTGTTGTATAAGGATGCAGGGCTTCCTAAAAAGATTGTCACTGTTGACGACTACAAAAAAAGCCTTATGGAAGGATTGTTCACGACGATGCTGAACAACCGTTTTAACGAATTGACCAATTCCCCGACACCACCATTTGTGTACGGATTTTCTTATCACGGAGGGACTTTTGCCAGGACTAAAGAAGCATACCAGTCGATGGCGATGATGCAGGAAGACCAGCAATTGTCGGCGTTGAAGGTTTTGGTAACCGAAAATGAGCGCGCCAAGAAATTCGGTTTTACACAAGGTGAGCTTGACAGGGCGAAGTCACAGTTCCTGTCAGAATATGAAACAGCTTATAATGAAAGGGACAAATCTGAATCCCAGGATTATATCGGACAGTATCAGTCATACTTTTTGGAAGGAAGCCCTGCTCCCGGAATCGAATGGTCATATAATGCCGCTAAAAAGATGATTCCGGAAATCAACCTGAAGGATGTGAGTTCTTTCCTGAATGAATATATTACTGAAGGCAACAGGGTCGTCGTGATCACAGGGCCTGAAAAGGAAGGCCTGAAGAAGGTTACGGAGCAGGAAGTGCTTGAAGCTTTGAAAGTAAATGATGCAGATATCAAGCCTTACGAAGATACTGAAATTGCCGCTGGCCTATTGCGCCATCCTGTAAAAGCGGGTAGTGTCGTGAAGAAAGAAACCAATGCAAAAATTGGTGCGACGACTTTATTCCTTTCAAACGGCGCGAAGGTAACATACAAGAAAACCGATTTCAAGAATGATGAGGTTGTGATGGAAGGCATCAGTTGGGGAGGTTCAAACCTGTACTCCAATGATGAGATCAAAAAGACACAATTTGCTGATGGTGCCTTGATGGAAGCTGGTTTTTCCGGCTTGAAAGTAAACGACATCAATAAATTCATGTCCGGGAAAATCGCAAATGTGTATCCCTATGTAGACGATATTACGGAAAACATTTCGGGTAATGCGACGCCAAAAGACCTTGAATATATGTTCGAGATGATCCATGCTTATTTCACCGACCTGAATCTTGACAAGGAAGCTTATGAAGGTTACAAGCAGAAGCAGTCGGCTTTTTTCAAGAACCTGAGTTCACAGCCGTCAGTGTATTTCCAAAAAGAATTTTATTCCTACCTGATGAAGGACAATCCAAGGTTTGCGGGCATTTTCCCGGATGATGAAGCCTGGAAAAATTCGGATTACGAACTGGCGTACAACAAGTTCAAGGAACGTTTTGCAAATGCCGGTGATTTCGAGTTTTACTTCGTAGGCAATGTCGATGACAAGATCATGGAAGACTATGCTGCGAAATACCTCGCCTCGCTGCCGTCGACGGGCAAGAAAGACCAACCTGTGGATTTAGGCTACAGGCTCGCAAAAGGCGATTTCAAAAAAGTGGTGAATAAAGGTTCAGACCCAAAAAGCAACGTCACCATCATGTATTATGGCGACACTGCTTATTCTGCCAAAGAAGCACTTGCACTGGAAGCTTTGGGTGAAGTGCTTACGATAAAACTGATCGAGCAATTGCGCGAAAATGAAAGCGGCGTATACGGAATCAGGGCAAGCGGTTACATGAGGAAAGTGCCTTATGGCAGTTTTGGCTTCAATATCGGGTTTCCATGCGGGCCTGAAAACACGGACAAACTGGTTGACTCGGCTTTGAAGGAACTCCAAAAGATAATCGATAAAGGACCTGAAGCGAAAGACCTTGAGAAATACAAGGAAGCCGAACTCCTGGAATACAAGAAAAGCATTAAGGAAAACAGCTTTTGGCTTGAGAATTTCACCAGCGCTTACAGGAATTCAAGCAATCCGGAAGATTTGCTGAAAAAAGAGGACAAAATCAAGGCCATTACTGCCAAAGACCTGCAGGATGTAGCTAAAAAATACCTCACGAAGGACAAGGTAATCGGGATTTTGATGCCGGAGAAGGGTTAG
- the map gene encoding type I methionyl aminopeptidase, producing the protein MIIPKTREEIELMRESALLVSKTLGMIATEIKPGITTLELDKMAEQFIRDHQAVPGFLGLYGCPSTLLTSVNEQVVHGLPTNRPIEEGDIVSVDCGVLKNHFYGDHAYTFAIGEIDPKTEKLLQVTKESLYIGIREFRAGNRVEDIGSAIQKYTESHGYGVVRELVGHGLGEKMHEDPEVPNYGKRGRGKLFVEGMTIAIEPMINMGTRNIKTLKDGWTIVTADKKPSAHFEHNVALVDGKPELLSTFAYVYKALGITSDEENEFRKTPLVI; encoded by the coding sequence ATGATTATACCGAAAACAAGGGAAGAAATCGAGCTGATGCGCGAAAGTGCGCTGCTGGTTTCCAAAACATTGGGAATGATTGCTACCGAAATCAAACCAGGCATCACCACGCTGGAACTTGATAAAATGGCGGAACAATTCATCCGTGACCATCAGGCCGTTCCCGGATTTCTTGGATTATACGGCTGTCCTTCCACATTGCTTACGAGCGTAAACGAGCAGGTCGTTCATGGCCTTCCGACCAACCGCCCTATTGAGGAAGGTGATATCGTATCGGTGGATTGCGGTGTACTGAAGAATCATTTCTACGGCGACCACGCTTATACTTTTGCCATCGGAGAGATTGACCCGAAAACAGAAAAATTGCTTCAGGTGACCAAGGAATCGCTCTACATCGGCATCCGCGAATTCAGGGCCGGGAACCGTGTGGAAGACATCGGCAGCGCCATCCAGAAATATACCGAATCACATGGTTACGGGGTGGTGCGTGAACTTGTCGGACATGGATTGGGCGAAAAGATGCACGAAGACCCCGAAGTCCCGAATTACGGCAAACGCGGGCGCGGTAAATTGTTCGTAGAAGGCATGACCATTGCCATCGAGCCGATGATCAATATGGGTACAAGGAATATCAAAACACTTAAGGACGGCTGGACGATCGTGACCGCGGATAAAAAACCAAGCGCGCATTTCGAGCATAATGTCGCGCTGGTGGACGGGAAACCTGAATTGCTTTCCACTTTCGCTTATGTCTATAAAGCTTTGGGAATCACATCCGATGAGGAAAATGAATTCAGGAAAACGCCATTGGTCATCTGA